The proteins below come from a single Erythrobacter sp. SG61-1L genomic window:
- a CDS encoding hydrolase 1, exosortase A system-associated — translation MTRRHLTFTCEEARLTGTLDDAPGTTGLLIVTGGNETRAGAFSGQAHLATRIAAETYPVFRFDRRGVGDSEGENGGFLSSAPDIAAALAAFRQAAPQITRIVGFGNCDGASALMLACGAGLNALVLANPWTIEADDGAPPPEAIRARYSEKLRNPKEIARLLTGKVSLRKLLRGIGQALRPRPAPTTLAQDVAAGLAAFHGPAMILLAERDRTAQIFAASWDNGDPRIRRCHNATHAFVEDGSRQWLTAQLLEALAAASQR, via the coding sequence TTGACCCGGCGGCACCTGACCTTCACTTGCGAGGAAGCGCGGCTTACCGGCACGCTGGACGATGCGCCCGGCACCACCGGCCTGCTGATCGTAACCGGCGGGAACGAGACGCGCGCGGGCGCCTTTTCCGGGCAGGCCCATTTGGCCACGCGCATCGCCGCCGAAACCTATCCCGTATTCCGCTTCGACCGACGCGGCGTGGGCGATAGCGAGGGAGAAAATGGCGGCTTCCTGTCCAGCGCGCCCGACATCGCCGCCGCCCTTGCCGCCTTCCGTCAGGCTGCGCCGCAGATCACGCGCATTGTCGGCTTCGGCAATTGCGACGGGGCAAGCGCGCTGATGCTGGCCTGTGGTGCGGGGCTGAACGCCCTCGTCCTGGCTAACCCCTGGACGATCGAGGCCGACGATGGCGCCCCGCCGCCCGAGGCGATCCGTGCGCGCTATTCCGAAAAACTGCGCAATCCAAAGGAGATCGCCCGGCTGCTGACCGGCAAGGTTTCGCTGCGCAAGCTGCTGCGCGGCATCGGGCAAGCCTTGCGCCCCCGGCCCGCCCCCACCACGCTGGCGCAGGATGTGGCCGCCGGGCTGGCCGCATTCCATGGCCCGGCCATGATCCTGCTGGCAGAGCGTGACCGCACGGCACAGATCTTTGCGGCAAGTTGGGACAATGGCGATCCACGCATTCGCCGCTGCCACAATGCGACGCATGCTTTCGTGGAAGACGGTTCCCGGCAGTGGCTCACCGCGCAGTTGCTGGAAGCGCTGGCTGCTGCCTCACAGAGGTGA
- a CDS encoding class I SAM-dependent RNA methyltransferase: MTETEEIIRIAAKGDGITESGRHSPFAAPGDLLHIDGTLEHGPHHVDPACRHFGPCGGCQLQHVDDAMLAAFVTDRVVNAAQSQGRGLVADHVLPAHLSPSYSRRRATLHAVNGGGSPLIGFHENGSHRIVGISECPVLAPELFDAVNKLRRLLAQRKGKYAVDIELTLAEQGVACGLKGLSFEGLADAEALLDFARESGFARLTVDEGYGPEVRWEPAPVTVSLGGVSVPLPPGAFLQATADGEEALTSCAREWLDGTKFVADLFSGLGTFAFALAGPAKVLAAEASRDAFLASKAAAASSGRPVHALHRDLFRNPLQLDELNRFGAVVLDPPRAGAREQVKLIADSTVERVVYISCNPSSWARDGALLAEGGYRLTHLRPVGQFRWSTHVELASLFVKG, encoded by the coding sequence GTGACCGAAACCGAAGAAATCATTCGCATCGCCGCCAAGGGTGACGGCATTACCGAAAGCGGCCGCCATTCGCCTTTCGCGGCGCCCGGCGATCTGCTGCATATCGATGGCACGCTGGAACATGGGCCCCACCATGTCGATCCGGCCTGCCGCCATTTCGGCCCCTGCGGCGGTTGCCAGTTGCAGCATGTCGATGACGCGATGCTGGCGGCCTTCGTAACCGACCGGGTGGTGAACGCCGCCCAATCGCAGGGCCGGGGGCTGGTGGCGGATCATGTGCTGCCCGCCCATCTCTCGCCGTCTTACAGCCGCCGCCGGGCGACGTTGCATGCCGTGAATGGCGGGGGCAGCCCGCTGATCGGCTTTCATGAAAATGGATCGCACCGGATCGTCGGAATTTCCGAATGCCCGGTGCTGGCGCCCGAACTGTTCGATGCGGTGAACAAGCTGCGGCGCCTTCTGGCCCAGCGCAAAGGCAAATATGCCGTCGATATCGAGCTGACGCTGGCCGAACAGGGCGTGGCCTGCGGGCTGAAGGGCCTGAGCTTCGAAGGGCTGGCCGATGCCGAAGCCCTGCTGGATTTCGCCCGTGAAAGCGGCTTTGCCCGCCTGACCGTGGATGAAGGCTATGGCCCGGAGGTCCGTTGGGAGCCTGCCCCGGTCACGGTGTCGCTCGGCGGGGTATCCGTGCCGCTGCCGCCGGGCGCGTTCCTTCAGGCGACTGCCGATGGCGAGGAGGCACTGACCTCCTGCGCGCGTGAATGGCTGGACGGTACGAAATTCGTGGCCGATCTGTTTTCCGGCCTCGGCACCTTTGCCTTCGCGCTGGCAGGCCCGGCCAAGGTGCTGGCGGCGGAAGCTTCGCGCGATGCCTTCCTGGCGTCCAAGGCAGCGGCGGCCTCTTCCGGCCGTCCGGTCCATGCCCTGCATCGCGACCTGTTCCGCAACCCGCTGCAGCTTGACGAGTTGAACCGCTTTGGCGCCGTAGTGCTCGATCCGCCGCGGGCCGGTGCGCGTGAACAGGTGAAGCTGATCGCGGACAGCACCGTGGAACGCGTCGTCTATATCAGCTGCAATCCGTCAAGCTGGGCGCGTGACGGGGCGCTGCTGGCCGAGGGCGGTTACAGGCTGACCCATCTGCGCCCGGTCGGCCAGTTCCGCTGGTCAACCCATGTCGAACTGGCCAGCCTGTTCGTGAAAGGCTGA
- a CDS encoding XrtA/PEP-CTERM system exopolysaccharide export protein, with protein sequence MRMSVFARMFLGLAMASLSLAGCASSGPRLPPAQFVAMQEGPGEEYVIGPLDELTIHVWRNPELGAKVQVRPDGRITTPLVSDMPAVGKTPSMLAEDIRLQLSQYITDPLVSVIVNQFAGTFSQQVRIVGATEKPASIPYRANMTLLDAMIAVGGLSEFASGNRAKLVRFDKETGKQQEYALRLSDLLKKGDSKANVLLMPGDVIIIPESMF encoded by the coding sequence ATGCGTATGAGTGTGTTTGCCCGCATGTTTCTGGGGCTGGCCATGGCCAGTCTCTCTCTGGCCGGTTGCGCCAGCAGCGGCCCCAGATTGCCCCCGGCCCAGTTCGTGGCCATGCAGGAAGGGCCGGGCGAGGAATATGTGATCGGCCCGCTCGACGAACTGACCATCCATGTCTGGCGCAATCCGGAACTGGGCGCGAAGGTGCAGGTCCGCCCCGACGGGCGCATCACCACGCCGCTGGTTTCCGACATGCCCGCCGTGGGCAAGACGCCATCCATGCTGGCCGAGGACATCCGCCTGCAACTTTCGCAATATATCACCGATCCGCTGGTTTCGGTGATCGTGAACCAGTTCGCGGGCACCTTCAGCCAGCAGGTGCGCATCGTGGGTGCCACCGAGAAGCCTGCCTCCATCCCCTATCGCGCGAACATGACCCTGCTCGACGCGATGATCGCGGTGGGCGGCCTGTCGGAATTCGCCAGCGGCAATCGCGCCAAGCTGGTTCGCTTCGACAAGGAAACGGGCAAGCAGCAGGAATATGCCCTGCGCCTGTCAGACCTGCTCAAGAAGGGCGACAGCAAGGCCAATGTCCTCCTGATGCCGGGCGATGTGATCATCATCCCCGAAAGCATGTTCTAA
- a CDS encoding capsular biosynthesis protein, which produces MTEQSKIPVPPEGEGEKGGNSLFERANGAFDLGGAFKPAPMPKDLAQIPSRIKRPAMAPAPQPKAVPAPVETPVAAPVAQPVAPAPQPVAAAEPVMSAPAAVQAAPVQPIHFQSARHPVDRARLREQGLIEPEGAVSTLLEEFRIVKRELLQSAREAQAKGAGAMAQRVLVCSPLPGEGKTFCSTNLALAMAAEKDSEVLLVDADFAKPSVLSVLGLPGGPGLMDALADPSIRVEDCVIGTDIPGLWVLPAGNQTTRDSEYLASGRTVQVLDRLTQGVPGRMVIFDSPPALAASPAADLAKLVGQTLLVVRADATGQNAIEDALHLLSNCADIKLLLNDANFSPSGRRFGSYYGYGG; this is translated from the coding sequence ATGACCGAGCAGAGCAAGATCCCGGTTCCTCCCGAAGGTGAAGGCGAGAAGGGCGGCAATTCGCTGTTCGAGCGGGCCAATGGCGCGTTCGACCTTGGCGGTGCGTTCAAGCCAGCCCCGATGCCGAAGGATCTCGCCCAGATCCCCTCGCGCATCAAACGCCCCGCCATGGCGCCCGCGCCGCAGCCCAAGGCAGTTCCTGCCCCGGTGGAAACCCCGGTTGCAGCGCCGGTGGCCCAACCGGTTGCACCTGCCCCGCAGCCTGTTGCGGCAGCGGAGCCGGTCATGTCCGCTCCGGCAGCGGTTCAGGCCGCACCGGTACAGCCAATTCACTTCCAGTCCGCGCGCCATCCGGTTGACCGGGCGCGCCTGCGCGAACAGGGCCTGATCGAGCCGGAAGGTGCGGTGTCCACGCTGCTGGAGGAATTCCGCATCGTGAAGCGCGAACTGCTCCAGTCCGCGCGCGAGGCGCAGGCCAAGGGCGCGGGGGCAATGGCGCAGCGCGTGCTGGTCTGTTCGCCTCTGCCGGGGGAAGGCAAGACCTTCTGTTCCACCAATCTCGCGCTGGCAATGGCGGCGGAAAAGGACAGCGAAGTGCTGCTTGTGGATGCCGATTTCGCCAAGCCTTCGGTGCTGTCCGTACTTGGCCTGCCGGGCGGGCCGGGGCTGATGGACGCGCTGGCCGATCCTTCGATCCGCGTGGAAGACTGCGTAATCGGCACGGATATTCCCGGCCTGTGGGTGCTGCCCGCCGGGAACCAGACCACCCGCGACAGTGAATATCTCGCCTCCGGCCGCACCGTGCAGGTTCTTGACCGGCTTACGCAGGGCGTGCCCGGCCGGATGGTGATTTTCGATTCCCCGCCGGCACTTGCCGCATCGCCCGCAGCCGATCTGGCAAAGCTCGTCGGGCAGACCCTGCTGGTCGTGCGCGCGGATGCCACCGGCCAGAACGCCATCGAGGATGCGCTGCACCTGCTGTCGAATTGCGCCGACATCAAGCTGCTGCTCAACGACGCCAACTTCAGCCCGAGCGGCCGCCGCTTCGGCTCTTACTATGGATATGGAGGCTAG
- a CDS encoding acyl-CoA ligase (AMP-forming), exosortase A system-associated translates to MPVAADPIAKPLDHLALFGKDEAMALVLRQGGLNYKALRERISLLAAWLADRVPEKGARVASWAAKGELTCLMPLAAARAGLVHVPVNPLLKHAQVAHILADSGAHLLMGNSARLASLGAGDVPAGCALVEEGQVWAEAEALGGSLGPSQADPGELAAILYTSGSTGRPKGVMLSHANLWLGAVSVANYLGLEADDVVLGVLPLSFDYGQNQLLSAWRAGASVVPIDYLTARDVVKACAKHGVTTLAAVPPLWVQLVELDWPRDASAPLRRLTNSGGALTVELVQRLRAIFPQARLFPMYGLTEAFRSTYLDPSLVDTHPTSMGKAIPFAEVLVVGDDGAVTAPGVEGELVHCGPLVAQGYWQDGQRTAERFKSAPAGSAYGGMAVWSGDRVVRDADGLLYFAGRRDAMIKSAGNRISPQEIEEAALATGLVAEAVALGVPDERLGQAVHLVVRPKADAEDAQDRLPRLLAQELPNFMQPRAYHWRDAMPLNPNGKIDRTALQQELAA, encoded by the coding sequence ATGCCTGTTGCCGCTGATCCGATTGCCAAACCGCTCGATCACCTTGCCCTGTTCGGCAAGGATGAAGCGATGGCGCTCGTTCTCCGGCAAGGCGGCCTTAACTACAAGGCCTTAAGGGAGCGTATCTCTCTGCTGGCCGCGTGGCTGGCGGACCGGGTGCCGGAGAAGGGCGCCCGCGTGGCAAGCTGGGCGGCCAAGGGCGAATTGACCTGCCTCATGCCGCTGGCGGCAGCGCGGGCAGGGCTGGTGCATGTTCCGGTCAACCCGCTGCTCAAACACGCGCAGGTCGCCCACATCCTTGCCGATAGCGGTGCGCATTTGCTGATGGGCAATAGCGCGCGGCTTGCCAGCCTTGGTGCGGGCGACGTCCCGGCAGGGTGCGCTCTGGTGGAAGAAGGGCAGGTCTGGGCAGAAGCAGAGGCTCTGGGCGGATCGCTCGGTCCGTCGCAGGCCGATCCGGGCGAACTTGCGGCGATCCTCTATACCAGCGGCTCCACCGGCAGGCCCAAGGGCGTGATGCTCAGCCATGCCAATCTCTGGCTCGGCGCGGTGAGCGTGGCGAATTATCTCGGGCTTGAGGCGGATGACGTAGTGCTGGGCGTGCTGCCGCTGTCCTTCGACTATGGCCAGAACCAGCTTCTTTCCGCGTGGCGCGCCGGGGCGAGCGTGGTGCCTATCGACTATCTCACCGCACGCGACGTAGTGAAGGCATGCGCGAAGCATGGCGTGACTACGCTGGCCGCCGTTCCGCCTCTGTGGGTGCAATTGGTGGAACTGGACTGGCCGCGGGATGCTTCCGCTCCCTTGCGGCGCCTGACCAACAGCGGCGGGGCTTTGACAGTGGAACTGGTGCAGCGCCTGCGCGCGATCTTTCCGCAGGCGCGCCTGTTCCCGATGTATGGCCTGACCGAAGCCTTCCGTTCGACCTATCTCGACCCGTCGCTGGTCGATACGCACCCCACGTCCATGGGCAAGGCAATCCCCTTTGCCGAAGTGCTGGTAGTGGGCGACGATGGCGCAGTGACAGCACCGGGCGTGGAAGGCGAACTGGTCCATTGCGGGCCGCTGGTGGCGCAGGGCTATTGGCAGGATGGCCAGCGCACAGCCGAACGGTTCAAATCCGCGCCTGCCGGATCGGCCTATGGCGGCATGGCCGTCTGGTCGGGTGACCGGGTGGTGCGCGATGCGGATGGGCTGCTCTATTTCGCCGGACGGCGCGATGCCATGATCAAGAGTGCAGGCAACCGCATTTCCCCGCAGGAGATCGAGGAAGCGGCGCTGGCTACCGGACTGGTGGCCGAAGCGGTCGCGCTGGGGGTTCCGGATGAAAGGCTGGGTCAGGCCGTCCATCTGGTGGTCCGCCCGAAGGCGGACGCAGAGGATGCGCAGGATCGGTTGCCGCGCCTGCTGGCACAGGAATTGCCCAATTTCATGCAGCCGCGTGCCTATCACTGGCGCGATGCCATGCCGCTCAATCCCAATGGCAAGATCGACCGCACGGCCTTGCAGCAGGAGCTTGCCGCATGA
- a CDS encoding XrtA system polysaccharide chain length determinant, whose amino-acid sequence MNAIVEEIRAALWSVWNRRWLALAVAWGLCLVGWLAVAMVPNAYESKARIFVQLDDVLAQQIGIGTGSRKKDIERVTQTLTSAVNLEKVIRSTRLGETVTTPRQMESAVEKLAETITVKNTEENLFEITAESGRRDLSDGENAQLAQDVVQKLIDIFREQNLGGSRGEMRETIDFLDQQLADRQKQLEKAEQERLAFEASHPELIGGAAAISQRLESTRAEMRSVDADLAAAQSALAATDGQLAGTPRTIVVPGQVGGAAGALMQAEANLSDMRARGLTDSHPDVISIEKQIASLRQQAARQGNAGGMPNPAYSSLQSIRAERIANVQALQSRKAALNSEIMQITANQSLEPGVAAEAQRISRDYEVLREQYDKLLKDREELRLRGQVETERNAVKFEVIDPPTTPRTPSAPNRPLLLFGVLVMGIGAGAGAGWAMGQLRSSYATAGKLENTFDLPVIGTISHVTTEASRMLKARRFKLFAAGAGGLCGLFVVLLAVEFIQRGMVA is encoded by the coding sequence ATGAACGCCATCGTCGAAGAAATCCGCGCAGCGCTCTGGTCGGTCTGGAACCGGCGATGGCTGGCGTTGGCCGTTGCCTGGGGCCTGTGCCTCGTGGGTTGGCTGGCCGTGGCCATGGTGCCCAATGCCTATGAATCCAAGGCCCGGATCTTCGTTCAGCTGGACGATGTTCTTGCGCAGCAGATCGGCATCGGCACCGGCAGCCGCAAGAAAGACATCGAACGCGTCACCCAGACGCTGACCAGCGCGGTGAACCTTGAAAAGGTCATCCGCTCCACTCGCCTTGGCGAAACAGTGACCACTCCCCGCCAGATGGAATCCGCGGTGGAGAAGCTGGCCGAAACGATCACGGTAAAGAACACCGAGGAAAACCTGTTCGAGATCACCGCCGAAAGCGGGCGACGCGATCTTTCCGATGGCGAGAACGCGCAACTGGCTCAGGACGTGGTGCAGAAGCTGATCGACATCTTCCGCGAACAGAATCTGGGCGGATCGCGCGGGGAAATGCGCGAGACCATCGACTTCCTGGATCAGCAACTGGCAGACAGGCAGAAGCAGCTGGAAAAGGCGGAGCAGGAACGGCTCGCTTTCGAGGCATCGCACCCCGAACTGATCGGCGGCGCGGCGGCAATCTCGCAGCGGCTTGAATCGACCCGAGCGGAAATGCGCAGCGTCGATGCAGATCTTGCAGCGGCGCAAAGTGCGCTGGCGGCCACGGATGGGCAACTTGCGGGCACTCCTCGCACGATTGTTGTGCCCGGGCAGGTCGGTGGTGCGGCGGGCGCGCTGATGCAGGCCGAAGCCAATCTGTCCGATATGCGTGCCCGGGGCCTGACCGACAGCCACCCGGACGTGATTTCGATCGAGAAGCAGATAGCGTCGCTGCGTCAGCAGGCAGCGCGGCAGGGCAATGCGGGCGGCATGCCCAACCCGGCCTATTCCTCGCTGCAATCCATCCGCGCAGAACGCATTGCCAATGTCCAGGCGCTGCAATCGCGCAAGGCGGCGCTTAATTCGGAAATCATGCAGATCACTGCCAACCAGTCGCTCGAACCGGGCGTAGCGGCGGAGGCGCAGCGGATCAGCCGCGACTATGAAGTGCTGCGCGAACAATATGACAAGCTGCTGAAGGATCGCGAGGAACTTCGCCTGCGCGGTCAGGTGGAGACCGAACGCAACGCCGTGAAGTTCGAAGTGATCGACCCGCCGACCACGCCGCGCACGCCTTCCGCGCCCAATCGCCCGTTGTTGCTGTTCGGCGTGCTGGTGATGGGTATCGGCGCCGGGGCAGGGGCTGGCTGGGCAATGGGCCAGTTGCGGTCTTCCTATGCCACGGCGGGCAAGCTTGAAAACACCTTCGACCTACCGGTGATCGGCACGATTTCCCACGTCACAACCGAGGCGAGCCGGATGCTGAAGGCCAGGCGCTTCAAGCTGTTCGCGGCCGGTGCCGGGGGGCTGTGCGGGCTGTTTGTGGTGCTGCTGGCGGTGGAGTTCATCCAGCGCGGCATGGTGGCCTGA
- a CDS encoding pyridoxal-dependent decarboxylase, exosortase A system-associated, with product MKPLGPIPAGFEILDGELALGGRTASALVAEAGGTPLFVYSRDRIARRIADLRAAMPERLAIHYAVKANPFAPLLGAMAGLVDGFDIASGGELAMALAAGIAPEKVSFAGPGKRDDELEAAIGAGVTLNLESENEARRALAIAERLGGVPRLAIRVNPDFELRGSGMKMGGGAKPFGLDAERVPALARELIAAGADWRGLHIFAGSQALDAEALIETQANVLDLAARLSGEIGAPLPKLNMGGGFGIPYFNGDAPLDIAAIGAALRDRFGSLPPLLEQTHFCIELGRYLVGEAGVYLTRIVDRKESHGQTYLITDGGLHHQLAASGNFGTVVRRNYPLAIANRFGIDATEEANVVGCLCTPLDRLADQAALPRADVGDLVAVFCAGAYGASASPAMFLGQGPAREMLV from the coding sequence ATGAAGCCGCTCGGCCCCATCCCCGCTGGTTTCGAGATACTCGACGGCGAACTTGCCCTTGGTGGCAGGACGGCCAGCGCGCTTGTGGCGGAAGCGGGGGGCACGCCGTTGTTCGTCTATTCGCGTGATCGCATTGCCCGCCGCATTGCCGATCTGCGCGCCGCCATGCCGGAGAGGCTGGCGATCCACTATGCGGTGAAGGCCAATCCCTTCGCCCCGCTGCTTGGCGCAATGGCTGGCCTTGTGGACGGGTTCGACATTGCCTCTGGCGGTGAACTCGCGATGGCTCTTGCCGCCGGGATCGCGCCGGAAAAAGTCAGCTTTGCCGGGCCGGGCAAGCGCGATGACGAATTGGAAGCCGCCATCGGCGCGGGCGTGACGCTCAATCTCGAATCCGAGAATGAAGCCCGCCGGGCGTTGGCGATTGCAGAACGTCTGGGCGGGGTGCCGCGCCTTGCCATCCGGGTGAATCCCGATTTCGAACTGCGCGGTTCCGGCATGAAGATGGGCGGGGGTGCCAAGCCCTTCGGCCTCGATGCCGAGCGGGTTCCGGCCCTTGCCCGAGAATTGATCGCGGCCGGGGCTGACTGGCGCGGGTTGCATATCTTCGCGGGCAGTCAGGCGCTGGATGCGGAAGCCCTGATCGAGACGCAGGCCAATGTGCTGGACCTAGCCGCGAGGCTCTCAGGGGAAATCGGCGCCCCGCTGCCCAAGCTGAACATGGGCGGTGGTTTCGGCATTCCCTATTTCAACGGCGATGCACCGCTGGACATCGCCGCCATCGGGGCGGCACTGCGCGACCGTTTCGGATCGCTGCCGCCACTGCTGGAACAGACGCATTTCTGCATCGAACTGGGCCGCTATCTGGTGGGTGAGGCAGGCGTCTATCTGACGCGAATCGTGGACCGGAAGGAAAGCCATGGGCAGACCTATCTGATCACCGATGGCGGGCTGCATCACCAGCTCGCCGCTTCGGGAAATTTCGGCACCGTGGTGCGGCGCAATTACCCGCTGGCCATTGCCAATCGTTTCGGAATTGACGCTACGGAAGAGGCGAATGTGGTGGGGTGCCTGTGCACTCCGCTTGACCGTCTAGCCGATCAGGCTGCGCTGCCGCGCGCGGATGTGGGCGATCTGGTGGCCGTGTTCTGTGCCGGTGCCTATGGCGCCAGCGCCAGCCCGGCGATGTTCCTGGGTCAAGGGCCTGCACGAGAGATGCTCGTTTAA
- a CDS encoding surface-adhesin E family protein yields the protein MRASFLIGLTASTFLTTPAMAEAWNEVGVSDAVIVYADVDSIQNVGSNKTMMVFQGFDLGMGTSGKAYYTKSQIELDCTNHKVRELRMDAYGMDHAMLAPEPLDTAWQTFADGTIGAAYNAVACNGERADMSYSDPFAAADEYWEYMYYYGE from the coding sequence ATGCGCGCCAGTTTTCTCATCGGCCTTACTGCCTCAACGTTCCTCACGACACCGGCCATGGCCGAGGCGTGGAATGAAGTGGGCGTGTCTGACGCCGTGATCGTCTATGCCGACGTAGACAGCATCCAGAATGTCGGCAGCAACAAGACAATGATGGTATTCCAGGGTTTCGATCTTGGCATGGGCACCAGCGGCAAGGCCTATTACACCAAGAGCCAGATCGAGCTGGATTGCACCAATCACAAGGTGCGCGAATTGCGAATGGACGCGTATGGGATGGACCACGCGATGTTGGCCCCCGAACCGCTCGATACAGCCTGGCAGACCTTTGCCGATGGCACGATCGGCGCGGCCTATAATGCCGTGGCCTGCAATGGCGAGCGCGCTGACATGAGCTATTCCGATCCTTTCGCCGCGGCGGACGAATATTGGGAATACATGTATTATTACGGCGAGTGA
- a CDS encoding acyl carrier protein yields the protein MSSSTDTAGQTDAILREILCDVLGLDHSRVDGFSADTGLFGHLPELDSMAVAGLLTEIEDRLDIVIDDDEVDGDMLENYGALLAFAESKRGNG from the coding sequence ATGAGCAGTTCCACCGACACCGCTGGCCAGACCGACGCAATCCTGCGCGAAATCCTGTGCGACGTGCTGGGGCTAGATCATTCGCGGGTTGATGGGTTCTCCGCCGACACCGGCCTGTTCGGCCATTTGCCGGAACTCGATTCCATGGCCGTGGCCGGGCTGCTGACCGAAATCGAGGATCGGCTGGACATCGTGATCGACGACGATGAAGTCGATGGCGACATGCTGGAAAACTACGGCGCGCTGCTGGCCTTTGCCGAAAGCAAGCGCGGAAACGGCTGA
- a CDS encoding GNAT family N-acetyltransferase gives MQALDLASAAPFDRVEWFTLLEEEGGLRPFIALAAEGSHAAALPLMQQGGTLVPLANWYSFLWRPLATPGANQPALLEAIARDLSTKNSRMVLWPLPDEDRSATMLAAAFRAAGWVVIRQECDTNHILRLSGRSYQAYLASRPGPLRTTLKRKAKKLEVEIHSAFDPAAWGAYQEIYSASWKPAEGKPAMLRRFAEQEGAAGRLRLGIARHEGRPLAAQFWTVEAGTAFIHKLAHVEEAVPLSAGTVLTAALFERVIDTDQVEIVDFGTGNDPYKNMWMEETRKRYRLECLRPGNPACWPRLVRAGLRKLLRRN, from the coding sequence TTGCAAGCACTCGATCTTGCCAGCGCGGCACCATTCGACCGGGTCGAATGGTTTACGCTGCTGGAAGAGGAAGGCGGCTTACGTCCCTTTATCGCGCTGGCGGCAGAAGGCAGCCATGCAGCAGCCCTGCCGCTTATGCAGCAGGGGGGCACGCTGGTGCCGCTGGCCAACTGGTATAGTTTCCTGTGGCGGCCACTTGCCACCCCGGGTGCGAATCAGCCCGCATTGCTGGAGGCGATCGCCCGCGATCTTTCCACGAAAAACAGTCGCATGGTGCTGTGGCCCCTGCCCGATGAGGATCGCAGCGCCACCATGCTTGCCGCCGCGTTCCGCGCTGCCGGCTGGGTTGTTATACGACAGGAATGCGACACCAACCACATCCTGCGCCTTTCCGGTCGCAGCTATCAGGCCTATCTCGCATCCCGCCCCGGCCCCTTGCGCACCACGCTGAAACGCAAGGCGAAGAAGCTGGAAGTGGAAATTCATTCCGCCTTCGATCCTGCAGCCTGGGGCGCCTATCAGGAAATCTATTCCGCAAGCTGGAAGCCCGCCGAGGGCAAGCCCGCCATGCTACGCCGCTTTGCCGAACAGGAAGGCGCCGCCGGGCGCCTGCGGCTGGGCATCGCGCGTCATGAAGGCAGGCCACTGGCCGCCCAGTTCTGGACCGTGGAAGCTGGCACTGCCTTCATCCACAAGCTGGCCCATGTAGAAGAGGCAGTTCCGCTTTCAGCCGGCACTGTCCTTACCGCAGCCCTGTTCGAACGGGTGATCGATACGGATCAGGTGGAAATCGTGGATTTCGGGACGGGCAACGATCCCTATAAGAACATGTGGATGGAAGAGACGCGCAAGCGCTATCGCCTCGAATGCCTGCGTCCCGGCAATCCGGCCTGCTGGCCCCGCCTTGTCCGCGCGGGGTTGCGCAAACTGCTGCGCAGGAACTAA